In Caldicellulosiruptor morganii, the following proteins share a genomic window:
- a CDS encoding WG repeat-containing protein, producing the protein MKKLLSIFIIGLLIISILPVTWAKSGGTQNFVVKPTLDFEFVGNFSDGLSPVKKNGKWGFVDKTGKVVIPIMYDFVDIFSEGFARASKNGKWGFIDKKGKVVVPFNYDDALNFSEGLAAVKKNEKWGYIDKKGKIVISLSYDYAGMFSEELAAVSKNGKWGYINKSGKTVVSLVYDYAGKFSGGLAEVLKNGKWSFINKTGKVVTAIKFSCEGDFSEGFIAVEKDNKYGFVNRTGKVVVPVQYDEVGDFSEGLAAVQKENKWGFVNSSGKIVIPTQYDGAGKFSEGLAAVNKGMKWGFVDKTGKIVVPILFENVSAFSEGLAWVKKDGKWGIISNPLKTSKSTKNK; encoded by the coding sequence ATGAAAAAGCTATTATCAATTTTCATTATTGGACTTTTAATTATAAGCATTTTGCCTGTAACTTGGGCAAAAAGTGGTGGAACTCAAAATTTTGTTGTAAAGCCAACATTGGATTTTGAATTTGTTGGAAATTTTTCCGATGGACTTTCACCAGTTAAGAAAAATGGTAAATGGGGTTTTGTAGATAAAACAGGTAAAGTTGTTATTCCAATAATGTATGATTTTGTAGATATTTTTTCGGAAGGATTTGCAAGGGCATCCAAAAACGGGAAGTGGGGTTTTATTGATAAAAAAGGCAAAGTTGTGGTTCCCTTCAATTATGATGATGCATTAAACTTTTCTGAAGGACTTGCAGCTGTTAAGAAAAACGAAAAATGGGGCTATATTGATAAAAAAGGAAAAATAGTTATTTCACTTAGCTATGACTATGCTGGTATGTTTTCTGAAGAACTTGCAGCAGTTTCTAAAAATGGAAAATGGGGTTATATTAATAAATCAGGTAAAACAGTTGTTTCTTTAGTTTACGATTATGCAGGTAAATTCTCAGGAGGGCTTGCCGAGGTATTAAAAAATGGAAAATGGAGTTTCATAAACAAAACAGGAAAAGTTGTTACAGCGATAAAGTTTAGCTGTGAAGGAGATTTTTCTGAAGGATTTATAGCAGTGGAAAAAGACAATAAATATGGTTTTGTAAACAGGACAGGTAAAGTTGTTGTTCCTGTTCAATATGATGAAGTGGGTGATTTTTCAGAAGGATTAGCAGCGGTTCAAAAAGAAAACAAATGGGGCTTTGTGAACAGCTCCGGTAAAATAGTTATTCCCACTCAATACGATGGTGCAGGTAAGTTTTCAGAAGGACTTGCTGCAGTGAATAAGGGAATGAAATGGGGTTTTGTTGACAAAACCGGTAAAATAGTTGTTCCTATTTTATTTGAGAATGTAAGTGCTTTTTCTGAGGGACTTGCCTGGGTTAAAAAAGATGGTAAGTGGGGTATTATTTCAAATCCACTTAAGACCAGCAAATCAACGAAAAACAAATAA
- a CDS encoding helix-turn-helix domain-containing protein encodes MACNNHSTKRRTFLKHLSKVERGIIQKLLKLGYCIREIAIESGRSASTISRNAKKT; translated from the coding sequence ATGGCTTGTAATAATCATAGCACAAAGAGAAGAACATTTTTAAAACACTTAAGTAAAGTAGAAAGAGGAATTATACAGAAGCTGCTAAAATTAGGGTATTGTATAAGAGAAATAGCCATAGAATCAGGCAGAAGTGCAAGTACAATTTCACGCAATGCAAAAAAGACATAG
- the thiT gene encoding energy-coupled thiamine transporter ThiT has protein sequence MSEYLFSVFKDITKLKWYSIAIVSLLFLISLFLMGSRRRQTLSTKAIVYGGLCIALSFTLSFIKLYRMPQGGTITPASMLPLFVYSYIFGPFAGVIAGVAYGILQLIQDPYVVHWAQLLLDYPLAFGALGVAGCFKKSLPAGIVFGGLGRFFMHFVSGFLFFASYAPKGTNPVWYSAIYNATYLGPDLILCLIVALIPGVSKAIQQLKKEIVLKP, from the coding sequence ATGAGTGAATATTTATTCAGCGTCTTTAAGGATATTACAAAGCTGAAATGGTATTCAATAGCTATTGTATCTTTGCTGTTTTTGATCTCTTTATTTTTGATGGGCAGCAGAAGGCGTCAAACTCTTTCCACAAAAGCCATTGTATATGGCGGGCTTTGCATTGCACTTTCGTTTACTCTTTCCTTTATTAAACTTTACAGAATGCCACAGGGTGGTACCATAACACCGGCAAGCATGCTCCCACTTTTTGTATACAGTTATATTTTCGGACCTTTTGCGGGTGTTATTGCCGGGGTGGCCTATGGCATCCTGCAGCTGATACAGGACCCTTATGTTGTGCACTGGGCACAGCTTCTTTTGGACTATCCACTTGCGTTCGGCGCGCTCGGGGTTGCAGGATGTTTCAAAAAGAGCCTGCCAGCTGGAATTGTATTTGGCGGGCTTGGCAGGTTTTTTATGCATTTTGTATCAGGGTTTTTGTTTTTTGCATCCTATGCACCAAAAGGGACAAATCCTGTGTGGTACTCTGCCATTTATAACGCAACATACCTTGGTCCTGATTTAATTTTGTGTCTGATTGTTGCTCTGATACCGGGGGTAAGTAAAGCTATACAGCAGCTAAAAAAAGAAATTGTTCTAAAGCCATAA
- a CDS encoding CAP domain-containing protein: MKSIRNFKAFIKVIAFAVIILLVSGCAFSDPNTIFRGSFTGFAAMLQTKRNVTLFCSKAYFDKMYADIKKETLKSPFQFDFYASQNPDDFFVAGFENNRLVLFYTNSKKFAGVQGIKIGSTLKSIKSLKLKPLTQFEIKGEGHIYTFTDERLGKDYDALLFSNAYYVFIFYDRLANPSVVNGIFMVKKSIWDDFLISDSVLLKQKTPGALVYSFERLSYLHLNSVRASLKKSLFKYSEKISSCARLHSQNMAKYNFFGHTDVFGQSPADRFKKQGILFKRMGENIAMGEKLLPFFANHLLLNSPGHRENIEENFEYAGIGCAIDSKTENVYYTQNFANLLN; the protein is encoded by the coding sequence ATGAAATCCATCAGGAATTTTAAAGCTTTTATAAAGGTTATTGCTTTTGCTGTTATAATTTTGCTTGTTTCTGGATGTGCTTTTTCTGATCCAAATACCATTTTTCGGGGTAGCTTTACCGGCTTTGCTGCAATGCTCCAGACAAAGAGAAATGTCACTCTGTTTTGCTCAAAAGCATATTTTGATAAGATGTATGCGGATATAAAAAAAGAGACTTTGAAAAGTCCTTTTCAATTTGATTTTTATGCATCGCAAAATCCTGACGATTTTTTTGTCGCCGGCTTTGAAAATAACAGGCTTGTGCTTTTTTATACAAACTCAAAAAAATTTGCGGGAGTTCAGGGCATAAAAATTGGAAGTACTCTTAAAAGTATAAAAAGCTTGAAACTAAAGCCTTTAACCCAATTTGAAATAAAAGGTGAAGGGCATATATACACGTTCACAGATGAGAGACTGGGGAAAGATTATGATGCGCTGCTTTTTAGCAATGCTTATTATGTATTTATATTTTACGACAGGCTTGCAAACCCTTCGGTTGTGAATGGAATCTTTATGGTCAAAAAGAGTATCTGGGATGATTTTCTCATATCAGACTCTGTGCTTTTAAAACAAAAAACCCCGGGTGCTCTTGTATATTCTTTTGAGAGACTGAGCTATCTTCATCTAAACTCAGTAAGGGCTTCTCTAAAAAAGTCACTTTTTAAATACTCAGAGAAAATATCATCCTGTGCAAGGCTGCACTCACAAAACATGGCAAAGTACAATTTCTTCGGGCACACCGACGTGTTCGGGCAAAGCCCTGCAGACAGGTTTAAAAAACAGGGTATACTTTTCAAAAGGATGGGAGAAAACATAGCAATGGGAGAAAAGCTTCTTCCATTTTTCGCAAACCATCTTCTTTTAAATTCACCGGGGCACAGAGAAAATATCGAAGAAAATTTTGAATATGCGGGCATCGGCTGCGCAATTGACAGCAAAACTGAAAATGTCTACTATACACAGAACTTTGCAAACCTTCTAAATTAA
- a CDS encoding fumarate hydratase, with the protein MRVVKADTIEKMVYEAINEANCKLPEDVVCALQNACENEEGIAKYTLENLLENIRMAGEKMRPVCQDTGACVFFVDIGEDVYVEGSIKEAIDRAVARGYKDFYLRKSMVKSPIERINTGDNTPAIIHFDFVKGSRITIHFMPKGFGSENKSALCMLTPADGIEGIERFVVETVKKAGSDPCPPVVVGVGIGGTFEKAAILSKRALLRSIGQRSAKPYIAELETRLLDKINALGIGPEGFGGRTTALDVFVEEYPTHIAGLPVAVNICCHVARHIKIEI; encoded by the coding sequence ATGAGAGTTGTCAAAGCGGATACAATCGAAAAAATGGTTTATGAAGCGATAAATGAGGCAAACTGCAAACTTCCGGAAGATGTTGTGTGTGCTTTGCAAAATGCCTGTGAAAATGAAGAAGGAATTGCAAAATACACCCTGGAAAATCTTCTTGAAAATATCCGGATGGCAGGGGAAAAAATGCGCCCCGTTTGCCAGGACACAGGCGCATGTGTATTTTTTGTTGACATTGGTGAGGATGTGTATGTTGAGGGGTCAATAAAAGAGGCAATTGACAGGGCAGTTGCAAGAGGATACAAAGACTTTTACCTTCGAAAGTCAATGGTAAAAAGTCCAATTGAGAGAATAAACACCGGTGATAACACACCTGCAATAATTCATTTTGACTTTGTAAAAGGTAGCAGAATCACAATTCATTTTATGCCCAAAGGATTTGGCAGCGAGAACAAAAGTGCACTTTGCATGCTAACCCCGGCAGATGGCATAGAAGGGATTGAGAGATTTGTAGTAGAGACAGTGAAAAAGGCGGGGTCTGATCCATGCCCGCCTGTAGTTGTTGGTGTTGGCATAGGTGGGACGTTTGAAAAAGCAGCTATTCTTTCAAAAAGGGCACTTTTGAGAAGCATCGGTCAGCGCAGCGCAAAGCCATACATTGCAGAGCTTGAAACAAGGCTTCTTGATAAAATCAATGCGCTTGGAATAGGACCTGAGGGGTTTGGTGGCAGAACAACCGCGCTTGACGTTTTTGTTGAGGAATATCCAACGCACATAGCAGGGCTTCCTGTTGCGGTGAACATCTGCTGCCACGTTGCAAGGCATATAAAGATTGAGATTTAA
- a CDS encoding CvpA family protein produces MLNSADLIVLIVLIAGAWVGYRKGLLRMAFDLGSYIISWFVAVWGYRYVSRAIESSSALKGAIESFVKDKVVLKDTISPAVPELFRSATVQAHQALNKSLQDAATAVLINFIAMIATFIAAKIAILAIKNALGFMRKVPVIGTVDGFAGLLAGIAASLIIIYIAFSIIYFFPNAELFKTAQKFIRTSMFAEFLYENNILIMMMKQYLGLKI; encoded by the coding sequence ATGTTAAACTCAGCAGATTTGATTGTTCTGATAGTTTTGATTGCCGGTGCGTGGGTGGGCTACAGAAAAGGGCTTTTGCGAATGGCATTCGACTTAGGGTCATATATAATTTCGTGGTTTGTAGCAGTTTGGGGATACAGGTATGTCAGCAGGGCAATTGAAAGCTCCTCTGCTTTGAAAGGTGCAATAGAAAGCTTTGTAAAGGACAAGGTGGTACTAAAGGATACCATCTCGCCTGCTGTGCCCGAGCTTTTCAGGTCTGCCACAGTGCAGGCGCACCAGGCACTTAACAAAAGCCTTCAGGATGCTGCAACAGCTGTGCTGATTAACTTCATTGCGATGATAGCAACCTTCATTGCGGCAAAGATTGCTATTTTGGCTATTAAAAATGCGCTCGGGTTTATGCGAAAAGTGCCTGTGATAGGTACAGTTGACGGCTTTGCCGGGCTCTTAGCAGGCATTGCTGCTTCACTTATAATAATCTACATAGCCTTCAGTATAATATACTTCTTTCCAAATGCAGAGCTTTTCAAAACAGCACAGAAGTTCATCAGGACATCAATGTTTGCCGAGTTTTTGTATGAAAATAACATTCTTATAATGATGATGAAACAGTATCTTGGTTTAAAAATTTAG
- a CDS encoding PP2C family protein-serine/threonine phosphatase gives MEFEKMYFTKSFYESVLNGMLDLVRVIDKNGTVIFCNSMLKEVFGDQTGQKCYELFCKNERCEDCIAVRAMKENTRAMKYATHKDKIYYVISSPIHDEMGNVIGTVEVFRDVTDQRKIEERLRRQNEILKRDLEFAKRLQQSLLPVVPRIEGYRITYTYKPCERLGGDFLDVINIDDRIVFYVADVAGHGLLASMVTVFVKQSIIKNAHTYIEESAQEIMKGVLLDFIEMNFPSEVYITVVLGILEKSTGKVSMISAGHVTEPVLLKANKKIKMFSMKGQPIASVDLEQGFEIKETVLEKRDKLIFYSDGLIESRNKQGEMYGKKRLIKRILSIKNINTELLIRDLRNFASDLDDDIAILMIERI, from the coding sequence GTATTGAATGGAATGCTGGATCTTGTCAGGGTCATTGATAAAAATGGGACTGTTATATTTTGCAACTCGATGTTGAAAGAGGTATTTGGCGATCAGACCGGACAGAAGTGCTATGAACTTTTTTGCAAAAATGAGCGATGTGAAGATTGCATTGCCGTGCGGGCGATGAAAGAAAATACAAGGGCAATGAAATATGCCACACACAAAGACAAAATCTACTATGTCATAAGCTCTCCAATTCATGATGAAATGGGAAATGTAATTGGCACTGTTGAGGTTTTCAGGGATGTCACAGATCAGAGGAAGATTGAAGAAAGGCTAAGACGACAGAACGAGATTCTAAAAAGGGACTTGGAGTTTGCAAAAAGGCTTCAACAGTCCCTTCTGCCGGTTGTTCCCAGAATAGAAGGCTACAGAATTACATATACCTACAAGCCATGCGAGAGGCTCGGAGGAGATTTTCTGGATGTTATAAACATTGACGACAGAATAGTGTTCTATGTTGCAGATGTGGCAGGGCATGGGCTTTTAGCTTCAATGGTAACAGTGTTTGTAAAGCAGAGCATTATAAAAAATGCTCATACCTACATAGAAGAAAGTGCACAGGAAATTATGAAGGGTGTTCTTCTGGATTTCATTGAGATGAACTTTCCGAGCGAGGTGTACATAACAGTTGTGCTGGGGATACTTGAGAAAAGCACAGGAAAGGTCAGCATGATTTCTGCAGGGCATGTCACAGAGCCAGTACTTCTCAAAGCAAACAAGAAAATAAAGATGTTTTCAATGAAAGGTCAGCCAATTGCATCGGTTGACCTTGAGCAGGGGTTTGAGATAAAAGAAACTGTTCTGGAAAAGCGTGATAAGCTCATCTTTTATTCTGATGGGCTTATTGAGAGCAGAAACAAGCAGGGTGAGATGTATGGCAAAAAAAGACTTATAAAAAGGATTTTGAGCATCAAAAACATCAACACAGAGCTTTTGATAAGAGACCTGAGAAATTTTGCTTCCGACCTTGATGATGACATAGCCATATTAATGATAGAAAGGATTTAA